TGAAAGATCTCCGGTCTTGTATGCTCTTCTTAAAGAAGCCTTTGCCAAAACTGAAAAAGACTATTTGAAATCGTATCAATTGTTTTTCGCCGACAGCCTTCAGTTTTTAAAAGAAAACAAAGGCAAGCTCGATGTTGAATGCATTTATTTTGATCCGATGTATCCGCACAAGAAAAAGTCAGCGCTTCCTAAGCAAGAGATGGTGGTTTTCCGTGATCTTGTCGGTCACGATGACGACGCAGCGGAAGTTTTAAAAGAGGCTTTGACATGGCCTGTACAACGAGTGGTGGTGAAGCGTCCCATGCACGCCGAAGAACTCTTGCCAGGAGTTCGCCACTCTTATGAAGGAAAGGTGGTTCGCTATGATACTTATGTGGTTGGGTAGTTTTGTCCTGATGATGTTTGGTCTGACCGAATCACAAAAACATGCAGCAGCTTTCTTTGCAAAACTTCAAAAGTCTTTCTTTGAAAAAGGTTTTGAAACAACGACAGCGAAAATCTTTGTGCGTGCTTTAGATGTCGTTGTTTTAGAGGCGTCTCCGCAAAAATCTC
This region of Bdellovibrio sp. BCCA genomic DNA includes:
- a CDS encoding class I SAM-dependent methyltransferase yields the protein MSMVSASLSSKICVVASVEALLKAQAWADFFNCPLNPANPSDFFFHFHVENDRVYVRDLENRLLEIDFDKNHLDYERKGHRGKNELIAKALGVAKGYRKVLDLSVGLAVDSIFLTQLGFAVTGVERSPVLYALLKEAFAKTEKDYLKSYQLFFADSLQFLKENKGKLDVECIYFDPMYPHKKKSALPKQEMVVFRDLVGHDDDAAEVLKEALTWPVQRVVVKRPMHAEELLPGVRHSYEGKVVRYDTYVVG